The genomic stretch TAAACATCAGTTTATGTGCTAGAATGTCTCTTTGGGTTAGACGTTTTCCTTCAGAGCCTTATTTAACAAAAGACTATCAGGAAATGATGGAAAAAATAAATCAGTGCAGCGAATGTTATGAGTGTGTTGATAAATGTCCGTATGAATTGGATATTCCTAAGCTTATGCGTGAAAACTATGAAGATTATCAAAATATTTTAAATAAAAAAACAAAGGTGTAAGTATGAAACAATGTATTACTAATCCAAATGAAGTTGATTGGGTTAATTTCTGGGCTGAGCGCTTAGAAAACAAAATTGATAAAAACTGGGATGAAGCAGCACCTGGATTTTATAAAAGAACAAGAAAAGAGGATTATCAAACTGCATTATTTGATAAATTAATTCTTGATGAAAATGATGTTGTTTTGGATGTTGGATGTGGTGAAGGATCAATTACAATTCCAATAGCTAAACAGGTTAAAAAAGTAATTGGAGTAGATTCTTCTCCTAAAATGCTGGAATATCTTGAAAAAAGAGCTAAAGACAATGATGTGGATAATATTGAAACCATCTTAAAACCGATTGAAGATATTACTTATGATGAAATCGGAGATGTTGATGTAGTTGTATGCTCAAGATCACTTAACGGTATTGTTCCTATTGATAAAACATTATTAGAGCTTGATAAAATTGCAAATAAATATGTTTTTATCACTATTTTTGGGCCTGAAAACAAAAAACTTGAAAAGGACTTTGAAAAGGAAATCGGAATTAAAACAGAAGATTTCCCGGACTATGATTACTTCTTTAATATATTGTTTAACCTTGGAATCTATGCTAATGTTGAGAGATTTGACTTAAACAACTATAAAAAATACAACAGTATAGATGAAGCAATGGATAATGGTAAATTCAGAATTGAATTGTATGATGATGGTCAAAAAGACCTTTTAAGAAAGTATTTACAAAAAGCCCTAACCTATGATGAGGAGTCTAAAAAATATTATAATGTCAAGGATAAGGCAGACTGGATTTTAATCTGGTGGAAAAAATAGCTAATAAGAGTATTGGATAAAAATCCAATACCTTATGTGTTTAATTTGATTTTATCATTGTTAAAATCATTTTGTATGGGCAGTTTACTGCCTGAAGTGCGTGTGGTTCATCTGCAGGCATGATAATCATTTCACCTGCTTTGACAGTATGTTTTACACCGGAAATTGTAATTTCAGCTTCCCCGTCAATAATTTGAACCATTGCATCAAAAGGAGCAGAATGTTCAGATAAGCCTTGACCTTTGTCAAAAGCAAAAACTGTAACAGTTCCTAACTCTTTTTTAATAATTTCTTTACTTACTACACTATCTTTTTGATAGTCAATTAAGGATTGTGTTTTTAATGCTTTGGATTTTATATCCTCGCTCATGATTTATTCTCCCATAATTTTTTTAATATCTACAAGTGCATTTCCTGATGTAGGAGTTAAGTTGTAGTTTTCAACTAATACGTTTAAGATGTCTTCGTTACACCATGCAGGAAGAACTGGTCCAATCCACATGTCGGTTTTTCCAAGATAGAGTAATGCCCAAAGTACTGCAGCTGCTTTTTGTTCCATCCAACTTAAAACGATTGTTAATGGTAATTCGTTTAATTCCATGTCGAATAATTCACATAAAGCTAATGCAATGTCTACTGCAACAATGGTATCGTTACATTGACCTAAATCTAATAATCTTGGAATTCCTTCAATGTCTCCTAAGTCAAGGTCGTTGAATTTGAATTTTCCACATGCTAAGGTTAAGATAACGGTATCTTCTGGTAAGTTTTGTACAAATTCTCTGTAGTAGTTGTTTTGTTTGGATGCTTTGTCACATCCTCCAACAACGAAGAATCTGCTGATTTTACCTTCAAGTACAAGTTTTTTGATTGCATCTGCATGTTCAATAACTGCTCCTGCACTCCAACCGGTAGTAACAGTGGTTAATTCTTCTGCTTCAAGTGATCCAAGAGATTTAGCACATTCGATTACTTCACTAAAGTCGTAGTTTTCAATGGTTTTTACATCTTCAAGTTTAGCTACGTCCATAGTGAACATTCTTTGTTTGTAGTCTTCATGAGCTGGTAATACACAGTTACTGGTTCCAACAATAGCTGCATTGTATTTTTTAAAGATAGCTCTTTGATCGTGCCATGCACCACCTAACTGACCTGCCAAGTTTTCATACTTGTTAAGTCCAGGATATCCGTGTGCTGGTAACATTTCAGAGTGGGTGTAGACTTTAATGTCAGTTCCTTCTACCTGTTTTAATAACTCTTCAAGAGCTTTTAAGTCGTGACCGGTTACAATAATTGCTGGTCCTTCTTGTGCACCTACTTTTACTTCAACCGGTTGTGGTTCGCCGTAAGCTTCAATGTGCGCATCTTTGAGTAATCTCATTACATCAACACTTACTTTTCCAGCTTCAAGAGCTAAGCCAACTAAATCCTGTGCATCGAAGTTAACATTGGTAAGTGTGGTGTACAAACCTTTGGTTAAAAATGCGTCTATTTCAGGGTCTTTTTTACCTAAAACATTTGCATTGTAGTTGTATGCACTAATTCCTTTTAAGGTGAAGATAAGATTGTCCTGTAATCTTGCAACGGTTGCATTTTTACCGCAAACTCCACTTACAGTACATCCTGTGCCTTTAGCAGTCTGGGAACATTGGTAACAAAACATATCTAAATCATTTGCCATAATAATTACCTCTTTTTTTGTTCGTTATTTATATAATAGAATTGGATTATATATAAGTATATTGTTACTTTTTAAGTAGTAATAGTAAGCATTAAATACAGTTTTTAACAAACTTGTATGTATGAATGTAGCTGTACTTAAGAAGTTAGGCCTAACTATGTATGAGGCTCAAGCATATGTAACACTCACTTCATTAATCTCATCAACTGCAACAGAAATATCTGAAAAATCAGGCATTCCTCGCAGTAAAATATATGAGGTTTTGAAGGGTCTTGTCCAAAAGGAATATGTTGATGTTGAAGACGGAAGACCATTGACTTATAATGTAAGATCACCTGTTGAAGTTTTAAGCGGTGAAAAAACAAGATTAAATGAACAGATTGATGATACAATTTCAAGTCTCACATATGTTTATGAAAATGGAATGTCTCAGGTTCAAGCACCAATCTGGAGAATTTATGGTGTTGAGAGAATTATCAGCCGAGAAATCGAAATCATTGAAAGAGCACGCACATCTATAAACATGAGAATTGGTTTTTTACTTGAAGGTGAGGGTGAAGCACTTGTCAGGGCATTTAGAAAAAGAAGAAACTTTAAGATAAATATTCTTGCATCACCGACATGTTATATCAATGATGAACCCTTTGATATTGTTGGATTTTTTGAGGAAAATGGAATTGAAGTTTACAAAGCAGATATTCCATTTGCAAAGGTTTTAATTTCTGATTCAAAGGAAATGATGCATATTTATGCAAAGTTTAGTGAAGATAAAAGAACTGTAATTCCCGAATCTACAATAGGTATTCTAAATAAATACGAAGACATTGCAAAAAACTATGATGAGCGGTTTATGAATCAGTTG from Methanobacteriaceae archaeon encodes the following:
- a CDS encoding class I SAM-dependent methyltransferase, with the translated sequence MKQCITNPNEVDWVNFWAERLENKIDKNWDEAAPGFYKRTRKEDYQTALFDKLILDENDVVLDVGCGEGSITIPIAKQVKKVIGVDSSPKMLEYLEKRAKDNDVDNIETILKPIEDITYDEIGDVDVVVCSRSLNGIVPIDKTLLELDKIANKYVFITIFGPENKKLEKDFEKEIGIKTEDFPDYDYFFNILFNLGIYANVERFDLNNYKKYNSIDEAMDNGKFRIELYDDGQKDLLRKYLQKALTYDEESKKYYNVKDKADWILIWWKK
- the hcp gene encoding hydroxylamine reductase; the encoded protein is MANDLDMFCYQCSQTAKGTGCTVSGVCGKNATVARLQDNLIFTLKGISAYNYNANVLGKKDPEIDAFLTKGLYTTLTNVNFDAQDLVGLALEAGKVSVDVMRLLKDAHIEAYGEPQPVEVKVGAQEGPAIIVTGHDLKALEELLKQVEGTDIKVYTHSEMLPAHGYPGLNKYENLAGQLGGAWHDQRAIFKKYNAAIVGTSNCVLPAHEDYKQRMFTMDVAKLEDVKTIENYDFSEVIECAKSLGSLEAEELTTVTTGWSAGAVIEHADAIKKLVLEGKISRFFVVGGCDKASKQNNYYREFVQNLPEDTVILTLACGKFKFNDLDLGDIEGIPRLLDLGQCNDTIVAVDIALALCELFDMELNELPLTIVLSWMEQKAAAVLWALLYLGKTDMWIGPVLPAWCNEDILNVLVENYNLTPTSGNALVDIKKIMGE
- a CDS encoding helix-turn-helix domain-containing protein, which codes for MNVAVLKKLGLTMYEAQAYVTLTSLISSTATEISEKSGIPRSKIYEVLKGLVQKEYVDVEDGRPLTYNVRSPVEVLSGEKTRLNEQIDDTISSLTYVYENGMSQVQAPIWRIYGVERIISREIEIIERARTSINMRIGFLLEGEGEALVRAFRKRRNFKINILASPTCYINDEPFDIVGFFEENGIEVYKADIPFAKVLISDSKEMMHIYAKFSEDKRTVIPESTIGILNKYEDIAKNYDERFMNQLNKIQNKNGNK
- a CDS encoding cupin domain-containing protein, yielding MSEDIKSKALKTQSLIDYQKDSVVSKEIIKKELGTVTVFAFDKGQGLSEHSAPFDAMVQIIDGEAEITISGVKHTVKAGEMIIMPADEPHALQAVNCPYKMILTMIKSN